Proteins co-encoded in one Ictalurus punctatus breed USDA103 chromosome 18, Coco_2.0, whole genome shotgun sequence genomic window:
- the yipf5 gene encoding protein YIPF5 has product MSGFESFNTDFYQSPYNVDDQSQGSYSYSNAEDPYKQYGQYDYSQPMGYSAPPMMQPQQPYTGQIYQPTPAFTPATSQSMYGSSFEDEPPLLEELGINFDHIWQKTLTVLHPMKAADGSIMNETDLTGPMVFCLAFGATLLLTGKIQFGYVYGISAIGCLGMYCLLNLMSMTGVSFGCVASVLGYCLLPMILLSSFGVVFSLQGLLGIVLTAAIIGWCSFSASKIFISALAMDGQQLLVAYPCALLYGVFALISVF; this is encoded by the exons ATGTCTGGGTTTGAAAGCTTCAACACAGACTTCTACCAGTCTCCTTACAACGTAGACGACCAGAGCCAGGGCAGTTACAGCTACAGCAATGCAGAAGATCCATACAA GCAGTACGGTCAGTACGATTACTCACAGCCGATGGGATACAGCGCGCCGCCGATGATGCAGCCTCAGCAGCCTTACACGGGACAGATCTATCAGCCCACGCCTGCGTTCACACCCGCCACCTCGCAGTCCATGTACGGCAGCAGCTTTGAGGATGAGCCACCACTGCTGgagg AGCTGGGAATCAATTTCGACCACATCTGGCAGAAGACGCTGACGGTGCTGCACCCCATGAAGGCAGCAGATGGCAGCATAATGAATGAAACGGATCTGACCGGTCCCATGGTGTTCTGCCTGGCCTTCGGGGCTACGCTTCTGCTC ACGGGTAAGATCCAGTTCGGCTACGTGTACGGGATTAGTGCCATTGGCTGCCTGGGCATGTACTGCCTCCTGAACCTCATGAGCATGACAGGCGTTTCGTTCGGCTGCGTAGCCAGCGTCCTGGGGTACTGTCTGCTACCCATGATTCTCCTCTCCAGCTTCGGCGTGGTCTTCTCCTTACA AGGTTTGCTGGGAATCGTTTTAACAGCCGCCATCATCGGCTGGTGCAGCTTTTCCGCCTCGAAGATCTTCATCTCGGCTCTCGCGATGGACGGCCAGCAGCTGCTCGTGGCTTACCCCTGCGCTCTGCTCTACGGAGTTTTTGCCCTCATCTCCGTATTCTGA